One genomic segment of Spartinivicinus poritis includes these proteins:
- a CDS encoding 4Fe-4S dicluster domain-containing protein: MDKGFLSRQQFPALYQVLSKAGYEVIGPTVKDGAIVFVPLAGFEQLPTGWQEQVSPGHYQLEQTAGQRCFYWNTGPQALKPWLFKPEQHLWQAEQTAAGLCFRQTPEQAQPRAFIGLRGCDLAALNIHDQHFLNGVLPDPYYQAQRQQLFIVAVNCARSADTCFCVSTSDGPAATVGFDILLDELETGFLVASGSDQGEVIIQQLPLAKAQTKQLSEAKQQLQAATYQQRVMPDEQQLLKLVDRLDHPQWQDVAERCLACGNCTLVCPTCFCSKQESHSDVKGQQAEQVRLWDSCFSEQHSYIVGKVFRPEISQRYRQWLTHKLATWQQQFERSGCVGCGRCISWCPVGIDLIEEAQALLQGEADDD, from the coding sequence ATGGATAAAGGCTTTTTATCAAGGCAGCAATTTCCAGCACTGTATCAGGTACTTAGCAAAGCGGGCTATGAAGTAATTGGGCCAACGGTAAAGGACGGTGCCATTGTGTTTGTGCCATTAGCGGGTTTTGAGCAGCTTCCAACGGGCTGGCAGGAGCAAGTATCGCCAGGGCACTATCAACTGGAACAGACCGCTGGCCAGCGTTGTTTTTACTGGAACACAGGCCCTCAAGCACTCAAACCCTGGCTGTTTAAGCCAGAGCAGCACCTATGGCAAGCAGAACAAACAGCAGCTGGTTTATGCTTTCGCCAAACGCCCGAGCAAGCTCAGCCAAGGGCATTTATTGGCCTACGAGGTTGTGATCTGGCAGCGCTGAACATTCATGATCAGCATTTTCTCAACGGGGTATTACCTGACCCATATTATCAAGCACAGCGACAGCAACTATTCATCGTTGCTGTCAATTGCGCCCGCAGTGCCGATACCTGTTTTTGTGTCTCCACCAGTGATGGCCCTGCTGCTACCGTTGGTTTTGATATTTTGCTGGATGAGCTGGAAACTGGCTTTTTGGTGGCGAGTGGCAGTGATCAAGGCGAGGTCATCATTCAGCAGTTACCGCTGGCCAAAGCCCAAACAAAGCAGCTATCCGAGGCAAAACAACAGCTTCAAGCGGCCACCTACCAGCAACGAGTCATGCCAGACGAACAGCAATTACTGAAACTGGTGGACAGGCTGGATCACCCTCAATGGCAGGATGTGGCTGAACGCTGCCTGGCTTGTGGCAATTGCACATTGGTCTGTCCCACTTGTTTTTGCTCCAAGCAGGAGTCACACAGTGATGTTAAAGGGCAGCAGGCTGAGCAAGTGCGGCTATGGGACTCCTGTTTCAGTGAGCAGCATAGTTATATTGTAGGGAAAGTTTTTCGCCCAGAAATCAGCCAGCGTTACCGCCAGTGGTTAACCCACAAGCTGGCTACCTGGCAACAGCAGTTTGAACGCAGTGGCTGCGTGGGGTGTGGTCGCTGTATTAGCTGGTGCCCAGTGGGAATTGATCTGATTGAGGAAGCTCAGGCTTTGTTACAGGGCGAGGCTGATGATGACTGA
- a CDS encoding phosphate-starvation-inducible PsiE family protein: protein MKNEANEKLIEKLYFVIHWSVRLLAILMVFVIVMGVIDVGWTLYQKLVTPPLYILTISDMLATFGAFLAVLIAIEIFINITIYLREDVIHVKIVMATALMAIARKVIIMDHESSDPYYILAVGVVVLAMSIGYWLIHTLPRKNHLEENALHSGGEVESPAHQTEKH from the coding sequence GTGAAGAATGAGGCTAACGAAAAGCTGATTGAGAAACTGTACTTTGTTATTCATTGGTCTGTTAGGTTACTAGCCATATTAATGGTGTTCGTCATTGTGATGGGTGTTATTGATGTAGGCTGGACGCTATATCAGAAGTTAGTAACACCACCGCTTTATATACTGACGATATCAGATATGCTGGCGACATTTGGCGCATTTCTCGCCGTTCTGATTGCGATCGAAATATTTATTAATATTACTATTTACCTAAGGGAAGATGTTATTCATGTTAAAATCGTCATGGCAACTGCACTAATGGCGATTGCTCGAAAAGTGATTATTATGGATCATGAATCATCCGACCCCTATTATATTTTGGCAGTGGGCGTGGTTGTTTTGGCAATGAGCATAGGGTACTGGTTAATCCATACACTACCGAGAAAAAATCACCTGGAGGAAAATGCTTTACACTCGGGCGGTGAAGTCGAATCCCCAGCGCATCAAACCGAAAAACACTAG
- a CDS encoding ATP-binding protein, translating to MNRRGVSRKSLNDDELKKAIDGCDSEQIHIPGSIQPHGYMLVLSQEFEIVKVSRNFCSLIDQPLQAIIGQDLKVYFGEDIIKALKDMLSVGALCHTRYTTLSFIEKEDLPQFDAVLHQSKDYLILELEIHKSGKIEFQEHDFYQKVMQFSIQLQQVPTQTALYDYVVYEMRQLTGFGRVKLYRFDQNWNGEVVAESRDMQIPMPSYLGLHFPASDIPKQARKLYSQNFIRLIADTSYESVQIVPDDLCEKGLPIDLSYACLRSVSPVHMEYLNNMGVGASMSISVMQNERLWGLIACHHNSPLHPPISVRMAAELMTHTFSAFLSNFMQADQESEIQKKQSYIRELNISLRPDKSMLETLKRKHALLLQAVDADGVIVHVNDKNFAFGLIPEMSFANDLIDWLEMNGDGKVFASNSIARDTNLLVRGQSMASGVLAIPVSSSMTDYVMWFRQELVEEIDWAGRPEKRVTKDKVGYHLTPRASFARWKEGLRGYAKAWEADNIEAAEHITKLLLNKKYEDKLRQANYDLQSILDNSSAFIYITDTSGNIIRINESAIEAFGLNSENIVGYHYREVFSGEFVELEDKQQETLISSQKSATFNADFFLNEKEFHLITVKFPLYDTNDDIYALCSISTDVSMLHNTQEELRRSNKELERLAFIASHDLQEPIRIISNFTGLLGQEYKDILDDNAKVYIDFTLNAAERMRFLINDLLEFSRMGHEEYEPEIIDARGEIVRLIEQFKILDTNQDASITIEGNIPDIYMKLEHFSCVMQNLISNALKFKDKQNRPVINISCQESKTDWLFAVSDNGIGIEKEYFDKIFLLFQRLYNKSEYDGTGIGLALVSRILERYNGKIWVESEYGKGSCFYFTIPKKEM from the coding sequence ATGAATAGACGAGGAGTTTCCAGAAAATCATTAAATGATGATGAATTAAAAAAGGCTATTGATGGTTGTGATAGTGAGCAGATTCATATACCCGGCTCAATTCAACCTCACGGCTATATGTTAGTGCTTAGTCAAGAGTTTGAAATAGTTAAAGTAAGTCGTAATTTTTGCAGTTTAATTGATCAGCCGTTACAAGCTATTATTGGCCAAGATTTAAAAGTCTATTTTGGTGAAGACATCATTAAAGCGCTGAAAGACATGCTATCTGTTGGTGCGCTTTGTCATACTCGTTATACGACACTTTCATTCATAGAGAAAGAAGACTTACCGCAATTTGATGCGGTGCTTCACCAGTCTAAAGACTATCTAATATTAGAGTTGGAAATCCATAAGTCAGGAAAAATAGAATTTCAAGAGCATGATTTTTATCAAAAAGTTATGCAATTTTCCATTCAGTTACAGCAAGTACCAACACAAACAGCACTCTATGACTATGTTGTGTATGAGATGCGTCAGTTAACGGGCTTTGGGCGAGTTAAGTTGTATCGCTTTGATCAGAACTGGAATGGTGAGGTAGTAGCCGAAAGTCGAGATATGCAGATACCTATGCCCTCTTATCTTGGGCTGCATTTTCCTGCGTCAGATATCCCAAAGCAGGCTAGAAAGCTATATTCTCAGAACTTCATACGACTCATTGCTGATACCTCTTATGAGTCAGTTCAGATTGTACCCGACGACCTTTGTGAGAAGGGTCTGCCCATCGATTTAAGTTATGCATGCCTAAGAAGTGTTTCACCTGTCCATATGGAGTACTTAAATAATATGGGGGTTGGCGCATCCATGTCGATTTCAGTGATGCAGAATGAACGGCTATGGGGGCTTATTGCCTGTCATCATAATAGTCCTTTACATCCCCCCATTTCGGTACGAATGGCAGCAGAGTTAATGACTCATACCTTTTCTGCTTTCTTATCAAACTTTATGCAAGCAGACCAGGAAAGTGAAATACAAAAAAAGCAAAGTTATATTCGCGAACTCAATATTTCACTTAGGCCAGATAAAAGCATGCTGGAAACGTTGAAAAGAAAACATGCTTTATTATTACAAGCCGTCGATGCCGATGGTGTGATAGTGCATGTGAATGATAAAAACTTTGCTTTTGGTCTAATACCTGAAATGTCGTTTGCCAACGATCTTATAGATTGGTTAGAGATGAACGGCGATGGTAAAGTATTTGCGAGCAACTCAATTGCGAGGGATACAAATCTGTTGGTTCGAGGTCAATCAATGGCAAGTGGGGTTTTAGCCATTCCAGTGAGTTCATCGATGACAGACTATGTCATGTGGTTTCGGCAAGAGTTAGTAGAAGAAATAGACTGGGCTGGACGGCCTGAAAAGAGAGTAACTAAAGATAAAGTTGGTTATCATCTAACACCGAGGGCATCATTCGCACGCTGGAAAGAAGGCCTTCGTGGTTATGCCAAAGCCTGGGAAGCTGATAATATCGAGGCAGCTGAGCATATTACTAAACTATTGCTGAATAAAAAATATGAAGATAAATTGAGACAGGCCAACTATGACCTGCAATCCATCCTTGATAATTCCAGCGCTTTTATTTATATCACTGATACTTCAGGTAACATTATTAGAATTAATGAAAGTGCAATCGAAGCTTTTGGCCTAAATAGCGAAAATATTGTCGGCTACCATTATCGGGAAGTGTTTTCTGGCGAATTTGTCGAGCTTGAGGATAAACAACAGGAAACACTAATTTCCTCACAAAAATCAGCAACATTTAACGCTGACTTCTTCTTAAATGAAAAGGAGTTTCATTTAATTACCGTTAAGTTTCCTTTATACGACACTAATGATGATATTTATGCACTATGTAGTATTTCAACTGATGTATCTATGTTACACAATACTCAAGAAGAGTTACGTCGTTCAAATAAAGAGCTTGAAAGGCTAGCCTTTATAGCGTCGCATGATTTACAAGAGCCTATCCGTATTATATCTAATTTTACCGGGCTACTGGGGCAGGAATACAAAGATATTCTGGATGATAATGCTAAAGTCTATATAGACTTTACTTTAAATGCTGCTGAGCGAATGCGCTTTTTAATTAATGATTTATTAGAATTTTCTCGAATGGGGCATGAAGAATATGAACCAGAAATTATTGATGCTCGAGGAGAGATTGTTAGACTGATAGAACAGTTTAAGATTCTCGATACAAATCAGGATGCGTCCATTACTATTGAAGGTAATATCCCTGATATATACATGAAGTTAGAACATTTCTCTTGTGTAATGCAAAATTTAATCAGCAATGCTTTAAAGTTCAAGGATAAACAGAATCGACCTGTAATTAACATCAGCTGTCAAGAGAGCAAAACTGATTGGCTGTTTGCTGTTTCAGATAATGGAATTGGTATCGAAAAGGAGTATTTTGATAAAATATTTTTGCTCTTTCAGCGCCTCTATAATAAGAGTGAATATGATGGTACCGGTATAGGGTTAGCATTAGTTTCTCGTATTCTTGAGCGTTATAATGGGAAAATATGGGTCGAGTCAGAGTACGGAAAAGGAAGTTGTTTTTACTTTACGATCCCTAAAAAAGAAATGTGA
- a CDS encoding FAD/NAD(P)-binding protein: protein MMTDLLSKLQTPTKLQTPIVATLAEKQQESPGIYTLHLALETNSSFDFAFGQFNMLYLFGLGEVPISIMGWQHDLLLHTIRAVGRVTQPLVALDIGAQLGLRGPFGQGWPLRQLEGLDLVFITAGLGCAPVVAAIHYAVENRSKYGRIVILQGVKHHNDLLWQPQYERWRDLGDCQVLLAASEEKKRKYHWRLGMVTELLALAQFDSSHCAVLMCGPEIMMLAALKQLAKHQVSDKSVYLSLERNFQCGHGSCGHCQLGPYFVCKDGPVFHYPQIKSWFGLAGV, encoded by the coding sequence ATGATGACTGATCTACTCTCTAAGTTACAAACACCGACTAAATTACAAACACCAATAGTGGCAACGCTGGCAGAAAAACAGCAGGAGTCACCGGGTATTTACACCTTGCACCTGGCACTGGAGACGAACTCATCGTTTGATTTTGCCTTTGGCCAGTTCAATATGCTGTATTTGTTTGGGTTAGGGGAAGTGCCTATCTCCATTATGGGCTGGCAGCACGATTTATTGCTGCACACTATCCGAGCTGTTGGTCGGGTTACTCAGCCACTGGTGGCTTTGGATATTGGTGCCCAACTAGGCTTGCGGGGACCATTTGGTCAAGGCTGGCCATTACGCCAGCTGGAAGGCCTGGATTTGGTGTTCATTACCGCTGGACTAGGTTGTGCGCCAGTGGTTGCAGCAATTCATTATGCGGTAGAAAACCGCAGCAAGTATGGCCGGATCGTGATACTGCAAGGGGTGAAGCACCATAACGATTTGTTGTGGCAGCCCCAGTATGAACGCTGGCGTGACTTAGGTGATTGCCAGGTATTACTGGCAGCCAGTGAAGAGAAAAAACGCAAATATCACTGGCGGCTGGGCATGGTGACTGAATTATTGGCATTGGCTCAGTTTGACTCTAGTCATTGTGCAGTGCTGATGTGCGGCCCGGAGATTATGATGCTAGCGGCCTTGAAGCAATTAGCTAAACATCAAGTCTCCGATAAATCTGTCTATTTAAGCCTAGAGCGGAATTTTCAGTGTGGTCATGGTTCCTGTGGCCACTGTCAGTTAGGGCCTTATTTTGTCTGCAAAGATGGCCCCGTGTTTCACTATCCGCAAATTAAGTCTTGGTTTGGCCTGGCAGGAGTTTAG
- a CDS encoding biliverdin-producing heme oxygenase, whose amino-acid sequence MSAKSELIKNAYVEPTILILLRQATHDIHQRLHKHPLLQPLVQQSLTKQHYILLLQAFERFYQSVEKRTSSNTLYDDFQPNSNTITHDLITLGAQINPINEQPVIVIEKSESAILGMLYVLEGSKLGGQLIAQNIKNTLGYTEKNGTAFFYGNGKQTGEQWHRFLLLLDSRCTHHSDCINSACQIFEILEQWLWLVYKRYI is encoded by the coding sequence ATGAGTGCTAAGTCTGAATTGATTAAAAACGCGTATGTAGAACCAACCATACTGATACTGCTCCGGCAAGCCACTCATGATATACATCAACGATTACATAAACACCCTTTACTTCAACCATTAGTACAGCAATCATTAACAAAGCAGCACTATATCTTATTACTACAAGCATTTGAAAGGTTCTATCAGTCAGTCGAAAAGCGTACATCAAGTAACACTTTATATGACGACTTTCAACCTAATAGTAATACTATAACCCATGACCTTATTACTTTAGGTGCGCAAATTAACCCCATTAACGAACAACCAGTCATTGTTATTGAAAAGTCAGAAAGTGCAATATTAGGTATGCTTTATGTGTTAGAAGGTTCGAAACTGGGGGGGCAACTCATCGCTCAGAATATTAAAAACACCTTAGGCTATACAGAAAAAAATGGTACTGCTTTTTTTTATGGAAATGGTAAACAAACAGGTGAGCAATGGCATCGGTTTCTCCTGTTGTTGGATTCACGTTGTACACATCACAGCGACTGTATAAACAGTGCCTGTCAAATATTTGAAATACTTGAACAGTGGTTATGGCTTGTTTACAAACGATACATTTAA
- a CDS encoding calcium/sodium antiporter produces the protein MTGNLLSNTPIWLNALIVLVTMLLIAKGAQWVVVSASQLAKLLGLSELVIGLTVVAMGTSAPEFAVTLIAGLKGHGNISVGNIVGSNIFNLGFILGGCALVKAIPTSSKLVWRDGMVLFAATVFLTIVVGLDLHLGRLEGAIMFTGLVLYIIYLLYQRDDSLSSEAVLSVANHPLFKQCLMLGGGLILILASSHLMVDAAASIAADFGVSEWVIAVTIVAAGTSAPEIATSLTGVIKGHYSLSAGNIIGSDLFNLLGVLGLAGMLQPVTTDPMARISLLAVTAMVLVTVFFMRTGWRISRLEGALLVFFGLMRWGFDFTARV, from the coding sequence ATGACTGGTAATCTCCTTAGTAATACTCCTATCTGGCTCAATGCGTTAATTGTGTTGGTAACCATGTTGTTGATTGCCAAAGGTGCACAATGGGTGGTGGTTTCTGCCTCACAATTAGCAAAGTTACTGGGTCTATCAGAGCTGGTGATTGGTTTAACTGTAGTGGCTATGGGCACTTCTGCACCAGAATTTGCTGTGACCCTGATTGCTGGTCTGAAAGGCCATGGCAATATTTCCGTGGGCAATATTGTTGGCTCCAATATTTTTAATTTGGGTTTTATTTTGGGCGGTTGTGCACTGGTTAAAGCCATTCCTACCAGTAGCAAACTGGTGTGGCGGGATGGCATGGTGTTATTCGCCGCAACGGTATTTCTGACCATTGTCGTGGGGCTTGATCTACACTTGGGGCGCCTTGAAGGGGCTATAATGTTTACCGGGTTGGTTCTCTATATCATTTATTTGTTGTATCAGCGTGATGACTCCTTATCATCAGAGGCGGTGTTGTCAGTTGCTAATCATCCTCTTTTTAAACAATGCTTGATGCTGGGAGGAGGGTTGATATTGATTCTGGCTAGCTCTCATTTAATGGTGGATGCAGCTGCTTCCATTGCGGCTGATTTTGGTGTTAGCGAATGGGTCATTGCTGTCACCATTGTAGCAGCCGGCACCTCTGCACCGGAAATTGCTACTAGCCTGACTGGGGTTATCAAAGGGCATTATTCACTCAGTGCAGGCAACATTATTGGCAGTGACCTGTTCAATCTGCTTGGCGTGCTGGGTTTAGCGGGGATGTTACAACCCGTCACAACCGATCCAATGGCACGTATTTCACTATTAGCCGTTACAGCCATGGTGCTTGTGACTGTATTCTTTATGCGCACTGGCTGGCGCATATCCCGTTTAGAAGGTGCTTTACTAGTGTTTTTCGGTTTGATGCGCTGGGGATTCGACTTCACCGCCCGAGTGTAA
- a CDS encoding sulfhydrogenase subunit delta: protein MSQQVNPTKLTVALHKLTSCSGCQLAFLNQGATLLELVELVDFKHFIEAGLNHPDEKVDLAFVEGSVSTPEDLKRAQQIRQNSKLVVSIGACATSGGVQALRNMADGNAWMQAVYTRPDFIATLATSTGVAEHIKVDFELWGCPITVRQVNHFIRQLLFGARPRPEAEKLCMECKRRQLVCVMVTQQAPCLGPVVRTGCGALCPAFGRACYGCFGPSEQPNCHSLANRFAGLGLVPREIAQRFASIHSHSKPFRKESHHWQAIEVKEIE from the coding sequence GTGAGCCAGCAAGTGAACCCAACCAAACTGACCGTGGCCCTTCATAAACTGACATCTTGTTCAGGCTGTCAGCTGGCTTTTCTGAACCAAGGGGCCACTTTGCTGGAACTAGTGGAGCTGGTTGATTTTAAGCACTTTATTGAAGCAGGCCTGAACCACCCTGATGAAAAAGTAGACCTGGCATTTGTGGAAGGCAGTGTCTCTACTCCCGAAGATTTAAAGCGTGCCCAACAGATTCGCCAAAACAGCAAACTAGTGGTCAGTATTGGTGCCTGTGCTACCAGTGGCGGGGTGCAGGCATTACGGAATATGGCTGATGGCAATGCCTGGATGCAAGCGGTGTATACTCGCCCTGATTTTATCGCCACCTTAGCGACCTCAACTGGGGTGGCTGAGCATATTAAAGTGGATTTTGAACTGTGGGGTTGCCCCATTACTGTCAGGCAGGTCAATCACTTTATTCGTCAGCTGTTATTTGGCGCAAGACCCCGGCCGGAGGCTGAAAAGCTCTGTATGGAATGTAAGCGTCGCCAGCTGGTTTGTGTCATGGTCACCCAGCAGGCGCCTTGTTTAGGGCCGGTGGTGCGCACAGGGTGTGGGGCGTTATGTCCGGCTTTTGGGCGAGCCTGTTATGGTTGTTTTGGTCCTTCAGAGCAGCCCAATTGCCATAGCCTGGCCAATCGATTTGCTGGGCTAGGCCTAGTCCCACGGGAAATTGCCCAGCGCTTTGCCTCAATCCACAGCCATAGCAAACCCTTTCGGAAAGAAAGCCACCATTGGCAGGCGATTGAGGTTAAGGAAATCGAATAA
- a CDS encoding universal stress protein, which produces MKISKILIPLAPSQVLNEQFHQILLVANQNSASVTLFSVVEDITATRMAKYVPLELAKELMDGILEKQEQQLLSYVANLETRYPKINFDAKVKSGTAFLEIILFSVKYQYDLIAIDANRGHKQYAAQSGSTTRHLMRKSPVPVWTTARNAEPQARHIVAAVDLAAPTPEGTELNSLVLSFAAFLARSLDAKLHIFHAWQLPGESYFRSWGRFQENDIHKYADIELKDREAAMQTLINRLAVQDLSPEIALVEGEPETQLPAYITNNAIDLLVMGTLCRTGIAGFIIGNRAESILDSLTCPVITLKPKTFNSPVMQTK; this is translated from the coding sequence ATGAAGATCAGTAAAATATTAATACCGTTAGCGCCTAGTCAAGTGCTAAATGAGCAGTTTCACCAAATATTACTAGTAGCGAACCAAAATAGTGCTTCTGTGACTTTATTTTCAGTTGTGGAAGATATAACCGCTACCCGAATGGCTAAATATGTACCGTTAGAGCTAGCCAAAGAATTAATGGATGGTATTTTAGAAAAACAAGAGCAACAACTATTATCCTATGTGGCTAACTTAGAAACGCGTTATCCCAAAATTAACTTCGATGCTAAAGTAAAATCAGGTACTGCCTTTCTAGAAATTATCCTCTTCTCGGTTAAGTATCAGTATGACTTAATTGCCATTGATGCTAATCGTGGACATAAACAATATGCTGCCCAGTCTGGCAGCACAACCAGACATTTAATGCGTAAATCACCAGTACCGGTTTGGACAACTGCACGAAATGCTGAGCCACAAGCAAGGCATATAGTAGCTGCGGTTGATTTAGCTGCCCCAACCCCTGAAGGCACTGAATTGAATAGCCTAGTGCTAAGTTTTGCTGCCTTTCTTGCGCGTTCACTCGATGCAAAGCTGCATATTTTTCATGCTTGGCAACTGCCCGGTGAATCTTATTTTCGCAGTTGGGGGCGGTTTCAAGAAAATGACATCCACAAATATGCGGATATTGAGTTAAAAGACAGAGAAGCAGCAATGCAAACACTGATCAATCGACTGGCCGTTCAAGATTTATCACCAGAAATAGCATTAGTTGAAGGTGAACCTGAAACCCAACTGCCTGCTTATATAACAAATAATGCAATTGATTTATTAGTCATGGGTACGCTATGCCGTACGGGTATAGCCGGCTTTATAATCGGCAATAGAGCTGAAAGTATTCTGGATTCACTCACCTGTCCCGTCATTACTTTGAAACCAAAAACATTCAACTCTCCTGTTATGCAGACAAAGTAA
- a CDS encoding Ni/Fe hydrogenase subunit alpha, whose product MAKQRKIALKVPFVTRLEGEGALELSAKGDTIDKLYLKIFEPPRLFEKFLEGKSYQDVPDLNARICGICPMAYQLTSVQAIEDLFSIQLPDHLIQLRRLMNLGEWIQSHSLHIHFLAIPDFLGFESALSMAKQHPQVLQRGMQIQETGNALMTLLGGRSVHPVGLQVGGFGRLPELANWDAARQQVDQALPAAVELLRWTASLQLPDYSHDFIWVSLKHSEIYPINGGDITTSNGLTLHYWQYPDHFKEHQVRHSTAFYSLLDGKDYLVGPLARLNNNVAILPDSIKQLVNDNGLVFPNQNMFTSIQARAVEIILALTEAQQLLAEPCPTGDAHLPVTPQAGECCYCTEAPRGMIYHHYQLDDEGRVINCTIIPPTSQNQARIEQDLKYSVKKFGLNNSDDALKFFCERVIRNYDPCISCSTHFLEFKIVRK is encoded by the coding sequence ATGGCTAAGCAGCGTAAGATTGCTTTAAAAGTCCCTTTTGTCACCCGCCTGGAGGGGGAGGGGGCATTAGAGTTATCCGCCAAGGGTGACACAATTGATAAGCTATACTTGAAAATTTTTGAGCCCCCCCGGTTATTTGAAAAGTTTCTGGAAGGTAAGTCCTATCAGGATGTGCCTGACCTGAATGCTCGCATCTGTGGGATTTGCCCTATGGCTTATCAGCTCACTTCAGTTCAAGCCATTGAAGACTTATTTAGTATTCAATTGCCTGATCATTTAATCCAGCTCAGACGACTAATGAATCTGGGAGAATGGATTCAAAGCCACTCTTTGCATATTCACTTTTTAGCTATTCCTGATTTTTTAGGGTTTGAGAGCGCCTTAAGCATGGCTAAGCAGCATCCGCAGGTCTTGCAACGGGGTATGCAAATCCAGGAAACCGGTAATGCCTTGATGACTTTGTTAGGGGGCCGTTCAGTACACCCAGTAGGTTTACAAGTGGGGGGCTTTGGTCGGTTGCCTGAGCTGGCAAACTGGGATGCAGCCAGACAACAAGTGGATCAAGCCTTACCAGCTGCAGTAGAGCTATTACGTTGGACAGCCAGTTTGCAATTACCGGACTACAGCCATGATTTTATTTGGGTCAGCCTGAAACACTCAGAGATTTATCCCATTAATGGTGGAGATATTACTACCAGTAATGGTTTAACGTTACATTACTGGCAATATCCTGATCATTTTAAAGAACATCAGGTGCGGCATTCGACCGCTTTTTATTCATTGCTGGACGGTAAGGATTATTTAGTTGGCCCATTAGCCCGATTAAATAATAATGTTGCTATTTTGCCTGATTCCATCAAACAGCTAGTTAATGATAATGGTCTGGTGTTTCCCAACCAAAATATGTTTACCAGCATTCAGGCCCGGGCAGTAGAGATTATTTTAGCGTTAACTGAAGCACAACAACTGCTGGCTGAGCCTTGCCCAACAGGAGATGCCCATCTGCCAGTGACACCACAAGCAGGGGAGTGCTGCTACTGTACAGAAGCCCCAAGAGGGATGATCTACCATCACTACCAGCTAGACGACGAGGGGCGAGTAATTAATTGTACAATTATCCCGCCCACCAGTCAGAACCAAGCCCGGATAGAGCAGGATTTAAAATATTCTGTCAAAAAATTTGGTTTAAATAACAGTGATGACGCGCTGAAGTTTTTCTGTGAAAGAGTCATCCGCAATTATGATCCCTGTATTTCCTGCTCGACCCATTTTTTGGAATTTAAAATAGTTAGAAAATAA
- a CDS encoding DUF7352 domain-containing protein codes for MKTIHKYPLQEGINTLSLKQGFRIVRSEYLLIEKAVYLWIEEPLAVATPECSCQFKVVKTGEPIPELYEYLDTALDTLGPEAYHVYKLPAQEKQYQLSEVFQPPRKINQAALALLRQY; via the coding sequence ATGAAAACGATACATAAATATCCATTGCAAGAAGGTATTAACACCCTAAGCCTGAAGCAAGGTTTTCGCATTGTCCGATCAGAATACCTGTTAATTGAAAAAGCCGTTTATTTATGGATTGAAGAGCCGTTAGCTGTTGCGACGCCTGAATGTAGCTGCCAGTTTAAAGTCGTCAAAACTGGGGAGCCTATCCCTGAACTTTATGAATACCTTGATACGGCATTAGATACCTTAGGGCCAGAAGCGTATCATGTTTACAAACTCCCGGCTCAAGAAAAACAATATCAACTAAGTGAAGTGTTTCAACCACCTCGAAAAATCAATCAGGCTGCATTAGCCTTGTTACGGCAGTATTAA